One genomic segment of Syngnathus typhle isolate RoL2023-S1 ecotype Sweden linkage group LG8, RoL_Styp_1.0, whole genome shotgun sequence includes these proteins:
- the zmiz1a gene encoding zinc finger MIZ domain-containing protein 1a isoform X3 has product MLFTHAPPCCLPLITQGLSLFLFSLKRLTLTRGKSKRCGGSHLAFTTLLSSWCEELGRLLLLRHQKNRQNESQGKVPMQPGMNSMKAGLTHSDGSFPYDSVPWQQNPNQPPGSLSVVTTVWGVTNTSQSQVLGNPMANSNNPMNPGGNPMASGMSASAGGLNSPQFSGQQQQFPSKGGSNQQYMQQGMYSRPAYPGGPGGYSGSYSGGPNPPPGGMGMASHTRQSGDFTQPAAAAAAAAVAAAAATATATATATVAALQETQNKDMNQYGQMCSSFQMGPAQAYNSQFMNQPGPRGPPGGMNPASMGSGMNNPNMSGPPMGMSQARTPGMGPFGAHGQRMPQQGYPGGPRQGIPMQGMKRPYPGEAGYGGQYGPNSQFQPQQGQYPTPNASRPLPSPNYPGQRMPVQQGQGQYPPGMPIGQYYKQEPFNGQSTNFSGGGYSYGQGNGPPRPGNYPHSPVPGNPTPPMTPGSSIPPYLSPNQDVKPPFPPDMKPNMTALPPSITNEELRLTFPVRDGVVLEPFRLEHNLAVSNHVFHLRPSVHQTLMWRSDLELQFKCYHHEDRQMNTNWPASVQVSVNATPLTIERGDNKTSHKPLHLKHVCQPGRNTIQITVTACCCSHLFVLQLVHRPSVRSVLQGLLKKRLLPAEHCITKIKRNFSSVAASAGSTTLNGEDGVEQTAIKVSLKCPITFRRIQLPARGHDCKHVQCFDLESYLQLNCERGTWRCPVCNKTALLEGLEVDQYMWGILNAIQNSEFEEVTIDPTCSWRPVAIKSELHIKEDPDGPVAKRFKTMSPSQMTMPNVMEMIAQLGPGSGPGAGHGAGPGPSPYPPHHPGQHASGNGGDYPGAGHPYHSQGNFDFPHGNPSGGGGGGGGGGGIGGPPMSDFIHGPQLSHPPDGPSGLLSQDKSLNHGMNDTMSHPDPSHNSMQPGLHASPHPGGLSGPSLHHGGNGQSGPPLHHGGGGPSSSQPPRPPPQPQPPGQNAHPHADLTFNPSSDGPDMPEPSLDLLPELANPDELLSYLDPPDLPANSNDDLLSLFENN; this is encoded by the exons atgctatttacaCATGCACCGCCATGCTGTCTTCCCCTCATTACACAAGGGTTGTCCCTCTTCTTGTTTTCTTTGAAGCGTCTTACTTTGACACGAGGAAAGAGCAAGCGCTGTGGAGGCTCTCATCTTGCATTCACTA CCCTGCTGTCGTCGTGGTGCGAGGAGCTGGGTCGTCTGCTCCTGCTGCGTCACCAGAAGAACCGGCAGAACGAATCGCAGGGGAAAGTGCCCATGCAGCCCGGCATGAACAGCATGAAGGCTGGCCTCACGCACAG CGATGGCTCCTTCCCCTACGACTCTGTCCCCTGGCAACAAAACCCGAACCAGCCCCCTGGGTCATTGTCTGTGGTTACAACAGTGTGGGGCGTCACCAACACATCGCAGAGCCAG GTTCTGGGGAACCCGATGGCCAACAGCAATAATCCCATGAATCCCGGCGGCAACCCCATGGCGTCGGGGATGTCGGCCAGCGCGGGGGGGCTCAACTCTCCGCAGttcagcgggcagcagcagcagttccCCAGCAAAGGCGGCTCCAACCAGCAGTACATGCAGCAGGGCATGTACAGCAGGCCCGCATATCCCGGAGGTCCTGGAGGATACAGCGGCAG TTACTCTGGAGGCCCCAACCCCCCTCCTGGAGGTATGGGCATGGCCTCCCACACGCGTCAATCCGGCGACTTTACGCAAccggccgctgccgccgccgccgctgctgtcgCTGCGGCTGCTGCTACGGCGACCGCCACGGCAACGGCCACTGTGGCGGCGCTACAGGAGACGCAGAATAAAGACATGAACCAGTATGGACAG ATGTGTTCATCCTTCCAAATGGGTCCCGCTCAGGCCTATAACAGTCAGTTCATGAACCAGCCAGGTCCACGAGGACCCCCCGGAGGGATGAATCCCGCCAGCATGGGTTCGGGGATGAACAACCCCAACATGAGCGGGCCTCCCATGGGCATGAGTCAGGCCCGGACCCCCGGCATGGGACCTTTCGGAGCTCACGGCCAGCGGATGCCCCAGCAGGGCTACCCGGGGGGACCTCGGCAAGGCATCCCCATGCAGGGGATGAAGCGGCCGTATCCCGGCGAG GCCGGCTACGGGGGTCAGTATGGACCTAACAGTCAGTTCCAGCCACAGCAGGGACAGTACCCGACTCCCAACGCTTCTCGACCCTTGCCTTCGCCCAACTACCCGGGCCAGAGGATGCCCGTCCAGCAGGGCCAAGGACAGTACCCACCTGGCATGCCCATAGGCCAATACTACAAG CAAGAGCCGTTTAACGGGCAGAGCACCAACTTCTCGGGTGGCGGCTACTCATACGGGCAAGGAAATGGG CCCCCCAGGCCCGGTAACTACCCTCACTCGCCAGTACCTGGCAACCCCACACCACCCATGACGCCCGGTAGTAGCATTCCACCATACTTGTCGCCAAACCAGGACGTGAAGCCCCCGTTCCCACCTGACATGAAACCAAATATGACAGCGCTTCCTCCTT CTATTACCAACGAGGAGCTGCGGCTGACCTTCCCGGTCCGGGACGGCGTGGTGTTGGAGCCCTTCCGCCTGGAGCACAACCTGGCTGTCAGCAACCATGTCTTCCACCTGCGGCCGTCCGTCCACCAGACCCTCATGTGGAG GTCAGACCTGGAACTGCAATTCAAGTGCTACCACCACGAGGACAGGCAGATGAACACCAACTGGCCGGCGTCGGTCCAGGTCAGCGTCAACGCCACGCCGCTCACCATCGAGCGAGGCGACAACAAGACCTCCCACAAGCCCTTGCACCTGAAACACGTGTGCCAGCCGGGAAGGAACACCATCCAGATCACCGTCACCGCCTGCTGTTGC TCGCATCTGTTTGTGCTGCAGCTGGTCCACAGGCCATCTGTGCGCTCCGTCCTCCAGGGGCTCCTAAAGAAGAGGCTCCTTCCCGCGGAACACTGCATCACCAAAA TCAAGAGGAACTTCAGCAGTGTGGCAGCCTCGGCGGGCAGCACCACCCTCAACGGGGAGGACGGCGTCGAGCAGACGGCCATCAAAGTGTCGCTCAAGTGTCCCATCACCTTCCGCCGCATCCAGCTCCCGGCGCGAGGCCATGACTGCAAACACGTGCAG TGCTTCGACCTGGAGTCTTACCTGCAGCTAAACTGTGAGAGAGGCACATGGAGGTGTCCAGTTTGCAA TAAAACAGCATTACTAGAAGGTCTCGAAGTGGATCAGTACATGTGGGGTATCCTCAACGCCATCCAAAA TTCAGAGTTCGAGGAGGTCACCATCGACCCGACGTGCAGCTGGCGGCCCGTGGCCATCAAGTCTGAGCTGCACATCAAAGAGGACCCCGACGGGCCGGTGGCAAAGCGCTTCAAGACCATGAGCCCCAGTCAGATGACCATGCCCAACGTGATGGAAATGATCGCCCAGCTAGGGCCCGGAAGCGGGCCAGGGGCCGGCCACGGTGCTGGACCCGGTCCCAGCCCTTATCCCCCGCATCATCCCGGCCAACATGCTAGTGGGAATGGAGGAGATTACCCGGGAGCAG GCCACCCttaccacagccaagggaacttTGACTTCCCTCATGGGAACCCATCTGGAGgcggtggtggaggaggagggggaggaggaataGGGGGTCCCCCTATGAGTGACTTCATCCACGGCCCGCAGCTTTCCCACCCGCCAGATGGGCCTAGCGGTCTTCTGTCCCAGGACAAGTCCCTCAACCACGGCATGAATGACACG ATGTCCCATCCCGATCCGTCCCATAACTCCATGCAGCCGGGCTTGCATGCTTCTCCCCACCCCGGTGGCCTATCGGGGCCCTCCCTGCATCACGGCGGCAACGGCCAATCGGGGCCGCCCTTGCATCACGGCGGCGGTGGGCCGTCGTCGTCGCAGCCGCCTCGCCCGCCGCCGCAGCCTCAGCCGCCCGGCCAGAACGCTCACCCGCACGCCGATCTGACGTTTAACCCCTCGTCAGATGGCCCGGACATGCCCGAACCTTCGCTggat